Proteins from a genomic interval of Salinivibrio kushneri:
- a CDS encoding rod shape-determining protein: MFKKLRGMFSNDLSIDLGTANTLIYVKEQGIVLDEPSVVAIRQDRAGSPKSVAAVGHDAKQMLGRTPGNIAAIRPMKDGVIADFYVTEKMLQHFIKSVHDHSYMRPSPRVLVAVPCGSTQVERRAIRESALGAGAREVYLIDEPMAAAIGAGLPVSEATGSMVIDIGGGTTEVAVISLNGVVYSSSVRIGGDRFDESIINYVRRNYGSLIGEATAERIKHEIGSAYPGDEVREIEVRGRNLAEGVPRSFTLNSNEILEALQEPLTGIVSAVMVALEQCPPELASDISERGMVITGGGALLRDLDRLLTEETGIPVVVAEDPLTCVARGGGKALEMIDMHGGDLFSED; encoded by the coding sequence ATGTTTAAGAAACTTCGCGGGATGTTTTCCAACGATCTATCCATTGACTTGGGAACCGCCAATACACTGATTTACGTAAAAGAACAGGGCATTGTTCTGGATGAGCCGTCTGTTGTTGCTATTCGCCAAGACCGTGCAGGCTCTCCCAAGAGTGTGGCTGCTGTGGGTCATGATGCGAAGCAGATGCTAGGTCGAACACCGGGGAACATTGCCGCGATTCGTCCGATGAAAGACGGTGTGATTGCTGATTTCTACGTCACAGAAAAAATGCTGCAGCACTTTATCAAATCGGTACACGATCACAGCTACATGCGTCCAAGCCCGCGCGTCTTGGTGGCGGTACCTTGTGGCTCAACCCAAGTTGAACGCCGAGCCATCCGTGAGTCGGCATTAGGGGCCGGTGCCCGTGAAGTCTACTTAATTGATGAGCCGATGGCGGCAGCGATTGGCGCAGGCTTGCCCGTGTCCGAAGCCACCGGTTCGATGGTGATCGATATCGGCGGCGGTACCACAGAAGTGGCGGTCATTTCGCTTAATGGCGTGGTGTATTCATCGTCGGTCCGTATTGGTGGGGATCGTTTTGATGAGTCTATCATCAATTATGTTCGCCGAAATTATGGCAGCTTGATTGGTGAAGCCACCGCAGAGCGGATTAAGCATGAAATCGGGTCCGCTTACCCAGGCGATGAAGTGCGTGAAATTGAGGTACGTGGTCGTAACCTCGCTGAAGGGGTGCCGCGTAGCTTCACGCTTAACTCCAATGAGATCTTAGAAGCCCTGCAAGAGCCGCTAACTGGGATTGTCTCTGCGGTGATGGTGGCGCTCGAGCAATGCCCACCGGAGCTCGCATCTGATATTTCTGAGCGTGGCATGGTGATCACCGGCGGTGGTGCGCTGCTACGTGATCTTGATCGCTTGCTGACCGAAGAAACCGGTATTCCAGTGGTCGTTGCCGAAGATCCACTGACGTGTGTCGCGCGTGGCGGGGGTAAAGCGCTGGAAATGATCGATATGCACGGCGGTGATCTTTTTAGCGAAGATTAA
- the mreC gene encoding rod shape-determining protein MreC produces the protein MKPMFGRGPSLQLRLFFALLLSVSLMLADSRLDAFAGVRYFLNTLVAPLQYASNVPRDTLDELVMQFRSHQRLVAENRALRKQVLQLESDQLLLAQTERENQRLRELLGSSFIRDERKMVAEVMAVDSDPYKHQVMLDKGRTNGVYEGQPVINEHGVVGQIAYVGAHNSRVLLLTDPTHAIPVQVMRNDIRVIASGRGSTHYVGLDNIPSSTDIKVGDKLVTSGLGGVFPEGYPVGTVTEFSFDNKRPFAQVRATTAVKFDRLRYLLLVWPTPEKGENARPDQPVAQPSSDTAPSPDTAPSSDGEGEAP, from the coding sequence ATGAAACCTATGTTTGGCAGAGGACCCTCTCTGCAATTGCGCCTGTTTTTCGCTCTTTTACTATCAGTCAGCCTTATGCTGGCTGATAGTCGTCTTGATGCGTTCGCTGGGGTGCGTTATTTCCTAAACACGTTGGTGGCGCCGCTACAATATGCGTCCAACGTCCCGCGCGACACGCTAGATGAACTGGTGATGCAGTTTCGCTCTCACCAACGTTTGGTGGCAGAGAACCGTGCATTGCGAAAGCAGGTGTTACAACTGGAAAGTGATCAGCTTCTGTTAGCGCAGACAGAGCGTGAAAATCAGCGTCTACGCGAGCTGCTGGGCTCGTCGTTTATTCGTGATGAACGCAAAATGGTGGCTGAAGTCATGGCCGTTGACTCGGACCCTTATAAACATCAAGTCATGCTAGATAAAGGGCGGACCAATGGCGTTTATGAAGGGCAACCAGTGATCAACGAGCACGGGGTAGTTGGCCAAATTGCGTATGTGGGTGCCCACAATAGCCGCGTGCTACTGCTGACCGATCCCACCCATGCGATCCCCGTTCAGGTCATGCGCAATGATATTCGGGTGATTGCGTCTGGGCGCGGGTCGACCCACTACGTCGGGTTGGACAATATTCCTAGCAGCACAGACATTAAAGTGGGTGACAAATTAGTCACCTCAGGACTGGGCGGTGTCTTTCCTGAAGGCTACCCGGTTGGCACGGTGACGGAGTTTTCGTTTGATAACAAGCGCCCGTTTGCGCAAGTGCGCGCCACCACAGCGGTGAAGTTTGATCGTCTGCGTTATCTGCTTTTGGTGTGGCCTACTCCCGAAAAGGGCGAGAACGCGCGCCCGGATCAGCCTGTCGCGCAGCCGTCGTCAGACACCGCACCATCACCTGATACAGCGCCATCGTCAGATGGTGAGGGAGAAGCGCCGTAA
- the rng gene encoding ribonuclease G, whose translation MSAELLINVTPSETRVAMIDGGNLQEIHIEREAKRGIVGNIYKGKVSRVLPGMQAAFVDIGLEKAAFLHASDIVPHTECVSENEKQQFQVRDISELVRQGQDIVVQVVKDPLGTKGARLTTDITLPSRYLVFMPGAAHVGVSQRIESEDERKRLKSIVSDYCDELGGFIIRTAAEGATDNEMAQDAAFLKRLWNKVLERRTRYPAKSMLYGELALAQRIVRDFVGTELDLIRVDSKQAYEKLQEFTSEFVPELAGKLVYYDGQVPIFDMYDTENEIQRSLERKVQLKSGGYLIIDQTEAMTTIDINTGAFVGRRNLDETIFNTNIEATRAIARQLRLRNLGGIIIIDFIDMSTDEHRRRVLHSLEQALSQDRVKTNINGFTQLGLVEMTRKRTRESIEHVLCGGCPTCDGRGSVKTVETVCYEVLREITRVNRIYEADKFVVYAAPAVIEALAEEDSHLVAELEVFIGKQVKVKSEPLYTQEQFDVVMM comes from the coding sequence ATGAGTGCGGAACTGCTAATAAACGTCACCCCTAGCGAGACGAGGGTGGCGATGATTGATGGGGGGAACCTCCAAGAAATCCATATCGAACGTGAAGCAAAGCGTGGCATTGTAGGCAATATCTACAAAGGCAAAGTCAGTCGTGTGTTGCCTGGCATGCAGGCAGCCTTTGTCGATATTGGCCTAGAGAAAGCGGCGTTCTTACATGCCTCAGATATTGTTCCTCATACCGAGTGCGTGTCGGAAAATGAGAAGCAACAATTCCAAGTGCGCGATATCTCCGAACTGGTTCGCCAAGGGCAAGATATTGTGGTGCAAGTGGTCAAAGATCCGCTGGGCACCAAGGGCGCGCGTCTTACCACCGATATTACCTTGCCTTCGCGTTATCTGGTCTTTATGCCGGGAGCGGCCCATGTTGGGGTATCACAACGCATTGAAAGTGAAGATGAACGTAAGCGCCTAAAAAGCATTGTCAGTGATTACTGTGACGAATTGGGTGGTTTTATTATCCGTACTGCCGCTGAAGGGGCAACAGACAATGAGATGGCACAAGACGCCGCTTTTTTAAAGCGTTTGTGGAATAAGGTGTTAGAGCGTCGCACGCGTTATCCCGCCAAATCCATGCTGTATGGTGAGCTGGCACTGGCACAGCGCATTGTGCGTGACTTTGTCGGGACCGAGCTGGATTTAATTCGGGTGGATTCCAAGCAAGCCTATGAAAAACTCCAAGAGTTCACCTCTGAGTTTGTGCCGGAGCTGGCCGGTAAATTGGTGTATTACGACGGCCAGGTGCCGATTTTTGACATGTACGACACCGAAAATGAAATCCAACGCTCATTGGAGCGAAAGGTTCAGCTCAAGTCTGGCGGCTATCTGATTATCGATCAGACCGAGGCGATGACCACCATTGATATTAATACAGGTGCGTTCGTCGGGCGTCGGAACCTGGATGAGACTATCTTTAATACTAATATTGAGGCCACACGTGCGATTGCTCGCCAATTGCGGCTAAGAAACCTAGGCGGGATCATCATTATCGATTTTATCGATATGAGCACCGATGAGCACCGGCGTCGCGTGTTGCACTCACTCGAGCAGGCGCTCAGCCAAGACAGGGTAAAAACCAATATCAATGGCTTCACCCAGCTAGGGCTAGTGGAAATGACACGCAAACGCACGCGAGAAAGTATTGAACATGTGCTGTGCGGTGGCTGTCCAACCTGTGACGGACGAGGCTCGGTCAAAACGGTAGAAACCGTCTGCTACGAAGTGCTACGTGAAATCACGCGCGTTAACCGCATTTATGAAGCGGATAAGTTTGTGGTGTACGCGGCCCCGGCGGTGATTGAGGCATTGGCAGAGGAAGATTCGCACCTTGTGGCGGAGTTGGAAGTGTTTATTGGCAAGCAAGTGAAAGTGAAATCCGAGCCTTTATACACGCAAGAACAGTTTGATGTAGTAATGATGTAA
- a CDS encoding Maf family protein — MSCDLYLASGSPRRHELLTEMGVNFSRVVVDVAEQQQAGESPYAYVSRLSQDKARAGVVQTGGHTPVLGADTIVVDGEQVLEKPDDKAEAVRMLKQLSGREHQVMTAVTVANAMKQITTVVTTKVWFCTLSDEQIEAYWQSGEPVDKAGAYAIQGLGGKFVTRIDGSYHAVVGLPLYETEQLLKQFSV, encoded by the coding sequence ATGAGCTGTGACTTATATCTGGCCTCGGGGTCGCCTCGACGTCATGAATTACTCACCGAAATGGGGGTGAATTTTTCCCGTGTGGTGGTCGATGTAGCGGAGCAACAACAGGCCGGTGAGTCCCCTTACGCCTACGTGTCGCGCTTATCGCAAGACAAGGCACGAGCAGGGGTGGTGCAAACCGGTGGCCATACCCCGGTGCTCGGTGCGGATACTATTGTGGTAGATGGCGAGCAGGTACTCGAAAAGCCTGATGATAAAGCGGAGGCAGTCCGAATGCTTAAGCAACTGTCAGGACGCGAGCACCAAGTGATGACCGCGGTCACTGTCGCCAATGCCATGAAGCAGATCACCACTGTGGTGACCACCAAGGTATGGTTTTGTACGCTCAGTGATGAGCAGATTGAGGCGTATTGGCAATCGGGCGAGCCCGTCGATAAGGCTGGCGCCTATGCGATTCAAGGGCTGGGCGGTAAATTTGTGACACGTATTGATGGTAGCTATCACGCCGTGGTTGGTTTGCCACTGTATGAAACCGAGCAGCTGCTCAAACAATTTTCGGTCTGA
- the mreD gene encoding rod shape-determining protein MreD produces MANVTFRGQFVIWLSFIIALILQAAPWPGELAPFRPSWVLLVTFYWVLALPHRVNVGTALVLGLLWDLMLGSTLGVRGLMMAILVYIVALNFQLLRNMSYWQQALLLALLTLAGKLIEFWAEYLVSNVQFNPEQLWAGVLNFILWPWIFLLLRRLRRRFAIR; encoded by the coding sequence ATGGCAAATGTGACATTTCGTGGCCAGTTTGTCATCTGGCTCTCTTTTATCATTGCGCTGATTTTGCAAGCGGCTCCCTGGCCGGGGGAACTGGCTCCCTTTCGTCCTTCTTGGGTCTTGCTCGTCACGTTTTATTGGGTGCTGGCATTACCCCATCGGGTGAATGTTGGTACGGCGCTAGTACTCGGCCTGTTATGGGATTTAATGTTGGGCTCAACCCTTGGGGTGCGCGGCTTGATGATGGCGATTTTGGTCTACATCGTGGCGCTGAACTTTCAATTGTTACGCAACATGTCGTATTGGCAGCAGGCACTCTTGTTGGCATTACTGACCTTGGCGGGAAAATTGATCGAGTTCTGGGCGGAGTACTTGGTGTCTAACGTACAGTTTAACCCAGAGCAGCTTTGGGCCGGTGTGCTTAACTTTATACTCTGGCCTTGGATCTTTCTGTTATTGCGCCGTTTACGTCGTCGCTTTGCCATTCGCTAA
- a CDS encoding LysR family transcriptional regulator codes for MDWITCTQSFICVVDHGSLAQAATKLHTSSSALSKRLSWLERQLGVQLLKRTTRSLSMTDAGDLFYHRAKTWVDDWQQLVSETTSTFGEVSGVLRIGAPLVTGNRFLVNFIAEFLEIYPKIKVELTTLTPGQLPDLNLDVVISRELEYFNSASYIAAKLFDFQPGFFAAPAYLERHPPITAPEQLTQHNILLYGNSHQPQERVFEDGTRLQLSGNFVSPNPEALVSAAVIGMGIILGGAGTVQKEIDQGLLVPVLPALKQPRLSAYAYYPKLEYNHTKTKLFIDFIKQKVKGLYV; via the coding sequence ATGGACTGGATTACCTGTACACAAAGCTTTATCTGCGTGGTGGATCATGGCTCGCTAGCCCAAGCGGCTACCAAGCTACACACCTCAAGCTCTGCCCTTTCAAAACGCTTAAGCTGGCTAGAGCGCCAATTGGGCGTGCAATTGCTCAAACGCACCACGCGCAGTCTGTCGATGACGGATGCGGGCGATCTCTTCTACCATCGCGCCAAGACGTGGGTCGACGACTGGCAACAATTAGTCAGTGAGACCACCTCCACCTTTGGTGAGGTCAGTGGTGTGTTGCGTATCGGGGCACCATTGGTGACAGGGAACCGCTTTCTGGTCAACTTTATTGCTGAGTTTCTTGAGATTTACCCGAAAATCAAAGTCGAACTCACCACCCTCACCCCTGGTCAGCTGCCGGATCTGAACCTAGACGTGGTGATCAGCCGTGAACTCGAATATTTTAACTCCGCCAGCTACATCGCCGCTAAGTTATTTGATTTTCAACCTGGCTTTTTTGCCGCCCCTGCCTACCTCGAACGCCATCCTCCTATCACCGCGCCCGAGCAATTAACCCAACACAATATTTTGCTGTACGGTAATTCACATCAGCCTCAAGAGCGGGTGTTTGAAGACGGCACCCGCTTACAATTATCCGGGAATTTTGTCTCACCTAACCCTGAAGCCTTAGTCAGTGCTGCCGTGATTGGTATGGGGATCATTTTGGGGGGCGCCGGGACAGTGCAGAAAGAAATCGACCAAGGCTTATTGGTCCCGGTGCTGCCAGCCCTTAAGCAACCACGGTTATCGGCCTACGCCTACTACCCTAAGCTGGAGTACAACCACACCAAAACCAAATTATTCATCGACTTTATTAAACAAAAAGTTAAAGGCTTGTACGTTTAG
- the csrD gene encoding RNase E specificity factor CsrD, translating into MDRTANAIKVSGMKLTNRLVAFVTLIVVCAIFVLFIGGAISFRQLGIDFISHYVDGMVEVIDQEMAGDQRDNQYFSRWLPKMLKASDVTSLTIYSDAGILYQYEQIQYQTVANQQVISRDIPLESNPGFAVKLTFVPPYAEFAYSIGPLSSLSAAILVIVLGLTWGIRWLRRQLYGSEVLEQRGRLILAGRLDDAQQGDPREWPIPASAALTQLIEELKEARQERSRFDTFIRTNTFLDQLTGAANRVMFDNRLHTLASDDASQGSVILVRVAEWEDLVAQHGQEAADQLIQAIGNVLSNAIQRFPDAVLARYFASDFAILLVNQAGDEVHPFLAQITNALDKLAPPEALDQDNWFHLGMTSFGASERRGRLMDEAERALKAAVLTGQNGWSQFDKQLSQLDKRGSVRWRTLLESVMAGEGPMLYRQPVFARDGKTRLHYELLGRIKDEKGKVLKASRFWPGVEWVGMDVAFDKATMGRALWWLKTRDYIDNYAVNVSAYSLCQREFVVWLRDILLQTPRSTLNRLLVEVSEGALVSHFDAARPCLRMIAALGCRLVVDQAGRTIVSTHYVKDIQPAYIKLHRSLVRNIDQRPENQLYLRSVLGACEATTTEVLAVGVETNEEWSVVKELGVAGGQGRLLGAEMSPHPAQRKRRRWGKR; encoded by the coding sequence ATGGATAGAACAGCCAATGCGATCAAAGTCAGCGGTATGAAGCTGACCAACCGACTCGTAGCATTTGTCACCCTTATTGTGGTGTGCGCCATTTTTGTGTTGTTTATTGGCGGTGCGATCAGTTTTCGCCAGTTAGGGATTGATTTTATCTCGCATTATGTCGATGGCATGGTGGAGGTCATCGATCAAGAGATGGCAGGCGATCAGCGCGATAACCAATACTTTTCGCGTTGGCTCCCCAAGATGTTGAAAGCCAGTGATGTAACGTCCCTAACGATTTACTCGGACGCTGGCATTTTGTATCAATACGAACAAATTCAGTACCAGACAGTTGCTAACCAGCAGGTGATCTCGCGCGATATACCTTTGGAGAGCAACCCTGGTTTTGCCGTCAAATTGACCTTCGTACCGCCTTATGCGGAGTTTGCCTATTCGATTGGTCCATTGTCCTCGTTATCGGCGGCGATTTTGGTGATTGTATTGGGGCTCACATGGGGGATCCGTTGGCTCCGGCGTCAGTTGTATGGCAGTGAGGTGCTCGAGCAGCGTGGCCGACTGATTTTAGCAGGGCGACTCGACGATGCGCAGCAAGGCGATCCCCGCGAGTGGCCAATCCCTGCCAGTGCGGCGTTAACGCAACTGATCGAAGAGCTTAAAGAAGCCCGCCAAGAGCGAAGCCGCTTTGATACCTTTATTCGCACCAACACCTTTTTAGACCAACTTACCGGCGCCGCGAATCGAGTGATGTTTGATAATCGCCTGCATACCCTGGCCAGTGATGATGCCAGCCAAGGTAGTGTGATCTTGGTGCGAGTGGCAGAATGGGAAGATTTGGTGGCGCAGCATGGGCAAGAAGCCGCCGACCAACTGATTCAAGCGATTGGCAATGTCCTGTCTAATGCGATTCAGCGCTTTCCGGATGCGGTGCTGGCGCGCTATTTTGCCTCGGATTTCGCCATTTTACTGGTCAACCAAGCTGGAGACGAAGTGCATCCCTTTTTAGCGCAAATCACCAATGCATTAGATAAGCTCGCCCCCCCGGAGGCACTGGATCAAGACAACTGGTTTCACCTTGGCATGACCTCGTTTGGTGCCAGTGAGCGACGTGGACGATTAATGGACGAAGCCGAACGCGCCCTTAAAGCGGCGGTGCTAACCGGCCAGAATGGTTGGTCACAGTTCGATAAGCAACTCAGCCAACTGGATAAGCGGGGCAGTGTGCGTTGGCGGACGTTGCTCGAGTCGGTGATGGCAGGAGAGGGACCAATGCTTTATCGCCAACCTGTGTTTGCGCGAGATGGCAAAACCCGCCTTCATTATGAACTTTTAGGCCGAATTAAGGACGAAAAAGGCAAGGTACTCAAGGCTTCGCGCTTTTGGCCAGGCGTCGAGTGGGTCGGTATGGATGTGGCGTTTGACAAGGCGACCATGGGTCGCGCGCTGTGGTGGTTAAAAACGCGTGACTATATCGATAACTACGCCGTCAATGTAAGTGCATACTCACTTTGTCAACGTGAGTTTGTGGTGTGGCTGCGCGATATCTTGCTACAAACTCCACGCAGTACCTTGAATCGCTTACTGGTGGAAGTGTCTGAAGGCGCTTTGGTTTCACACTTTGATGCGGCGCGGCCTTGCTTACGAATGATTGCCGCGTTAGGGTGCCGTCTAGTTGTTGACCAAGCAGGTAGAACGATAGTGAGCACTCACTATGTTAAGGATATTCAACCAGCCTATATCAAGCTTCACCGTAGTTTGGTGCGCAATATTGACCAACGACCAGAGAACCAGCTGTATTTACGCAGCGTGTTAGGTGCTTGTGAGGCCACCACTACCGAGGTACTGGCGGTGGGCGTGGAAACCAATGAGGAATGGTCTGTGGTGAAAGAACTGGGTGTCGCGGGCGGACAAGGGCGGCTGCTTGGGGCGGAAATGTCGCCGCATCCGGCACAGAGAAAACGCCGCCGATGGGGGAAGCGATGA